Proteins co-encoded in one Malus domestica chromosome 09, GDT2T_hap1 genomic window:
- the LOC103444487 gene encoding uncharacterized protein C24B11.05 encodes MDAAIGRSGGAKYDCLVFDLDDTLYPLSYGLNLACRKNIEEFMLQQLQIEEGEVPRMCLDLYREYGTTMAGLKALGYEFDNDEFHAYVHGRLPYDVLTHDLVLRNLLLSMPQRKIIFTNSDRAHAAQVLNRLCLEDCFEGIICFETLNPPHNLYDETEVLDCMSSTPTAADDLRTVLPKQALEAKATDLTVTSLIGPPKSPILCKPSVKATEAAIRIANVDPKKTIFFDDSARNIASGKAAGLHTVIVGSSVLVPGADHALSSIHNIKEALPEIWEGEEGQQLEQFMQSNTVETVVLA; translated from the exons ATGGATGCGGCCATTGGGAGGTCCGGTGGAGCCAAATATGACTGCTTGGTTTTTG ATTTGGATGATACTCTTTATCCCCTGAGCTATGGTCTCAACTTGGCATGTCGCAAGAATATTGAAG AGTTCATGCTGCAGCAATTGCAAATAGAAGAAGGTGAGGTACCAAGGATGTGCCTGGACCTATACCGGGAATATGGGACAACCATGGCTGGTCTAAAG GCTCTTGGTTACGAATTTGACAATGATGAGTTTCATGCCTATGTCCACGGTAGACTGCCCTATGATGTATTGACGCACGATCTGGTGTTAAGGAACCTTCTGTTATCAATGCCCCAGAGAAAAATA ATCTTTACTAACTCAGACAGGGCGCATGCAGCTCAAGTTCTCAACAGGTTGTGCTTGGAAGATTGTTTTGAAGGCATCATATGCTTTGAAACTCTTAACCCTCCTCATAATCTTTATGATGAAACAGAAGTACTTGATTGCATGAGCAGTACTCCTACTGCAGCAGATGACCTCCGTACGGTCCTCCCAAAACAGGCACTGGAGGCTAAAGCCACTGACTTGACCGTTACTAGTCTAATTGGTCCCCCCAAGTCACCAATCCTTTGCAAACCCTCCGTGAAAGCAACTGAAGCTGCTATTCGTATTGCAAATGTTGATCCAAAGAAAACA ATTTTCTTTGATGACAGTGCTCGAAACATAGCAAGTGGGAAGGCAGCAGGACTTCATACAGTCATT GTGGGGAGCTCAGTACTAGTGCCCGGTGCAGATCATGCGTTGAGTAGTATCCACAACATTAAAGAAGCATTGCCTGAGATATGGGAAGGGGAAGAAGGCCAACAACTCGAACAATTTATGCAGTCAAATACCGTTGAAACAGTAGTCCTAGCATAG